From one Melioribacteraceae bacterium genomic stretch:
- the queA gene encoding tRNA preQ1(34) S-adenosylmethionine ribosyltransferase-isomerase QueA — MKLSDFKYNLPKTAIAKYPEKKRDKAKLMVLNRKTQEIEHKTFADVVDYMSKGDVLVVNETKVMQARLYGKKERTNAKIEVFVLRELNKEENIWDVIVDPARKVRIGNRIYFNDNLWCEVIDNTTSRGRTVRFNDDAGDIFKAIDKIGQTPLPPYIKRDVEPKDRENYQTIFAQEDGSVAAPTAGLHFTPELIKKIKKKGIKVVPVILHIGLGTFRPVEVEDLTKHKMDSEYFEIPDDTAAEINKALEGKKNIFVVGTSTTRALESSVTAEGFSKPNFGWTDKFIFPQYDFKITKKLITNFHQPESTLLMLSAAFGGYDFVMKSYKKALKEGYRFLSYGDAMLII, encoded by the coding sequence ATGAAGCTATCAGATTTTAAGTATAATCTGCCTAAAACTGCAATCGCAAAATATCCCGAGAAAAAAAGGGATAAGGCAAAACTGATGGTTCTCAATAGGAAAACCCAAGAGATTGAGCATAAAACGTTCGCCGACGTTGTTGACTATATGTCCAAAGGTGATGTGTTGGTTGTCAATGAAACCAAAGTTATGCAAGCTCGTCTTTACGGAAAAAAAGAACGTACCAATGCAAAGATTGAAGTCTTTGTATTGCGCGAATTAAACAAAGAAGAAAATATCTGGGATGTGATTGTTGATCCGGCTAGGAAAGTACGAATTGGCAATAGAATCTACTTCAATGATAATTTATGGTGCGAAGTAATCGACAACACAACCTCAAGAGGCAGAACGGTTAGATTTAATGATGATGCCGGTGATATTTTCAAAGCAATAGATAAAATTGGTCAAACGCCTCTTCCTCCATATATTAAAAGAGATGTTGAACCTAAAGATCGTGAAAATTATCAAACCATCTTTGCTCAGGAAGACGGTTCTGTTGCAGCACCAACGGCCGGACTACATTTTACTCCCGAACTAATTAAGAAGATTAAGAAAAAAGGTATAAAGGTTGTACCTGTTATTCTTCACATTGGTTTAGGCACATTTAGACCTGTTGAAGTTGAAGACTTGACTAAACATAAAATGGATTCTGAATATTTTGAAATTCCCGATGATACGGCTGCTGAAATTAATAAAGCACTTGAAGGAAAGAAAAATATTTTTGTTGTTGGTACAAGCACAACTCGTGCATTAGAGAGTAGTGTTACTGCAGAAGGTTTCTCTAAACCAAACTTCGGTTGGACCGATAAGTTTATCTTCCCTCAATATGACTTTAAGATCACAAAAAAATTGATTACAAATTTCCATCAACCCGAATCAACATTATTGATGCTTTCAGCGGCATTTGGCGGTTATGATTTTGTGATGAAAAGTTATAAAAAGGCATTGAAAGAGGGTTATAGATTTCTCAGTTATGGCGATGCAATGTTGATAATCTAA
- the lpxB gene encoding lipid-A-disaccharide synthase, with product MNKKLMIIAGEVSGDMHGAVLISEIKKLDPEVSVVGIGGNLMQISGMELLYHIKDMSFLGFTEVIKHIPFIKRVQKNLLSHIKQNNIKEVVLIDYPGFNLNLAPKIKKLGAKVYYYISPQIWAWGQGRVKKIRKYIDKMIVLFPFEKDFYQNANVVVDYVGHPLIDRISEYNFLSKQELYSKLNLDLSKEILLVMPGSRKQEIERIFPEVITGAKSIAAKYNMHIIVACSENIEEDLLKEIAGNIEFTISHGNNYDLLANSKFGIIKSGTSTLETGLMELPSIVVYKTAGLTYRIGKALAKINNIAMANIILGKTVLPELIQDDVNERKVFLEADKILSDIKLYQKIKDELSLIKEKLGSPGASKRAAEIIVAGYNET from the coding sequence TTGAATAAGAAATTAATGATAATTGCCGGTGAAGTATCGGGTGATATGCACGGGGCTGTATTAATAAGCGAGATAAAAAAACTGGATCCCGAAGTTTCCGTAGTTGGAATCGGCGGTAATTTGATGCAAATAAGCGGAATGGAATTATTATATCACATAAAAGATATGTCTTTTCTTGGATTTACTGAAGTGATTAAGCATATCCCTTTTATTAAACGAGTTCAGAAAAATTTGTTGTCACATATAAAGCAAAATAATATTAAAGAAGTTGTGTTAATTGACTATCCGGGATTTAATTTGAACCTAGCTCCAAAAATTAAAAAGTTAGGCGCTAAAGTTTATTATTATATATCACCCCAAATTTGGGCTTGGGGACAAGGAAGAGTAAAAAAAATTAGAAAATATATTGATAAGATGATCGTACTCTTCCCTTTTGAAAAAGATTTTTATCAAAACGCTAATGTTGTGGTTGATTATGTCGGACATCCATTGATTGACAGGATTTCGGAATACAATTTTCTATCGAAACAAGAACTTTACAGTAAGCTAAATTTAGATCTTTCTAAAGAAATTCTACTTGTAATGCCGGGAAGTAGAAAACAAGAAATTGAGAGAATATTCCCGGAAGTGATTACCGGTGCAAAAAGTATTGCTGCCAAATATAATATGCATATTATTGTTGCTTGTTCAGAAAATATTGAAGAGGATTTATTAAAAGAGATTGCCGGCAATATTGAGTTTACCATAAGCCATGGTAATAACTATGATTTACTCGCTAATTCAAAATTTGGAATTATTAAATCCGGAACCTCAACTCTAGAAACCGGATTAATGGAATTGCCCAGCATTGTAGTGTATAAAACAGCCGGTTTAACTTATCGCATAGGGAAAGCACTGGCTAAGATTAATAATATTGCAATGGCAAATATTATTCTTGGGAAAACAGTTTTACCAGAATTAATTCAAGATGATGTAAACGAGAGAAAAGTATTTTTAGAAGCTGACAAAATATTAAGTGATATAAAATTATATCAAAAGATCAAAGATGAATTATCACTTATAAAAGAGAAGTTGGGAAGTCCCGGAGCATCAAAACGTGCGGCAGAAATAATAGTTGCCGGTTATAATGAGACTTAA
- the lpxK gene encoding tetraacyldisaccharide 4'-kinase produces MLTPTIKILLSPFVFIYASVIKLRNMFFDKGIFRSHQVNAKIISVGNLVLGGAGKTPTVIYITNKLKELKKKPAILSRGYKRTTRGYQLISDGKEFFKSVIESGDEIYFAAQECKVPAAVAEKRVEGAQRLINKFDLDCVVLDDAFQHRWIARDLNLLVFDQKFLRVAGRSDQELLPVGSMREPFSSARRADAIIINRKFSDKEDIPENILRYFESKKIFHAFYKATGFYDVKDHKFYEIEEFHGQKSLVVCGIARPHSFLNVLKHNKIDLTNRITFGDHKSYSLKEIQAIRKMFYDTNSYSVITTQKDAVKLNAYSKEFDDIDIYYLKIEMVIEEDEEMSNLLKHIFEKNNLLM; encoded by the coding sequence TTGTTAACACCAACAATTAAAATACTGCTTTCACCATTTGTATTTATCTATGCAAGTGTTATTAAGCTTAGAAACATGTTCTTTGACAAAGGAATATTTAGAAGTCATCAAGTAAATGCAAAAATTATTTCTGTGGGAAATTTAGTTCTTGGTGGTGCCGGTAAGACACCTACCGTAATTTATATCACAAATAAATTAAAAGAACTTAAAAAGAAACCGGCAATCCTTAGTCGCGGTTATAAGAGAACAACAAGAGGATATCAATTGATATCCGATGGCAAGGAATTCTTTAAATCAGTTATTGAAAGTGGCGATGAGATATATTTTGCGGCACAAGAATGTAAAGTTCCCGCTGCAGTTGCCGAAAAACGAGTTGAAGGTGCACAGCGATTAATCAATAAATTTGATCTTGATTGTGTTGTATTAGATGATGCTTTTCAACATAGATGGATTGCACGTGATCTTAACTTACTCGTCTTTGATCAAAAATTTTTAAGAGTTGCCGGTAGATCAGATCAAGAACTTTTACCGGTTGGCAGCATGAGAGAACCATTCTCTTCTGCCAGACGAGCAGATGCAATAATAATAAACAGAAAATTTTCTGATAAGGAAGATATTCCGGAGAATATCCTTCGCTATTTTGAAAGCAAAAAAATATTTCATGCTTTTTATAAAGCTACCGGTTTTTATGATGTAAAGGACCACAAATTTTATGAAATTGAAGAATTCCATGGTCAAAAAAGTTTAGTGGTATGTGGAATTGCAAGACCGCATTCATTTTTAAATGTTCTTAAGCATAATAAAATTGATTTAACGAACAGAATTACTTTTGGAGATCATAAATCTTATAGCCTAAAGGAAATACAAGCAATTAGAAAAATGTTCTACGATACTAATTCTTATTCTGTCATCACAACTCAAAAAGATGCTGTAAAGCTTAATGCCTATAGCAAAGAATTTGATGACATTGATATATACTACCTCAAGATTGAAATGGTGATTGAGGAAGATGAAGAAATGAGCAACTTGCTTAAACATATATTCGAAAAAAATAATCTATTAATGTAA
- the plsY gene encoding glycerol-3-phosphate 1-O-acyltransferase PlsY yields the protein MLNLLIIVILSYLVGSIPTGILITKAVKGIDIRQHGSGNAGGTNVFRILGWKYGVLTILLDALKGAVAVILIARLYLGDFPFPNATPFDDFTLVQIFAGLFAVIGHIWTIFASFKGGKGIATSLGFLIAIITIDMLLALAVFFVVVTISRYVSLGSILAAISVPLILIVRENIFHVDIQGYHTILPFAIFIALLVIYTHRANLGRLLKGNENRISLSKKKNSK from the coding sequence ATGCTTAATCTACTTATTATTGTCATACTTTCTTACTTAGTCGGGTCTATCCCTACTGGTATTTTAATTACTAAGGCAGTAAAAGGTATTGATATTCGTCAACACGGCAGTGGTAATGCCGGTGGTACGAATGTTTTTAGAATATTGGGGTGGAAGTATGGAGTATTAACAATTTTATTAGATGCATTAAAGGGCGCAGTTGCCGTTATTCTTATTGCAAGATTGTATTTAGGAGATTTTCCATTCCCTAATGCAACTCCTTTTGATGATTTCACTCTTGTACAAATTTTCGCTGGTTTATTTGCCGTCATCGGTCATATTTGGACAATTTTTGCTAGCTTCAAAGGCGGGAAAGGTATTGCTACTTCATTAGGTTTCTTAATTGCAATCATAACTATAGATATGCTTTTAGCACTTGCAGTCTTCTTTGTCGTTGTTACAATTTCAAGATATGTTTCACTTGGTTCAATTTTGGCTGCTATCTCGGTTCCGTTAATTCTTATTGTACGAGAAAATATCTTCCATGTTGATATTCAAGGATATCACACTATACTACCATTCGCAATTTTTATTGCTTTACTTGTGATCTATACTCATCGTGCAAATTTAGGAAGATTATTAAAAGGTAATGAAAATAGAATATCACTTTCAAAAAAGAAAAATTCTAAATAA
- a CDS encoding NAD(P)H-dependent glycerol-3-phosphate dehydrogenase, whose amino-acid sequence MRISVIGAGGWGTALSIILQNNGHDVTLWEYKRSYAKSLSKSRVNKVYLPGIKLPKEIKITHDLDEAVEGMHMIVLAIPSQYLRGVLQKLKKVDFTDTILVSVAKGIETETLFTVSLIIKDVIKNISDSNIGVLSGPSHAEEVAKKIPTAVVAASKSFETAEQIQAAFMTSYFRVYSSTDIIGVELGGALKNVIAIGAGIIDGAKFGDNTKAAIMTRGVAEISRLGIELGARPETFSGLSGMGDVIVTCMSKHSRNRYVGEQIGKGIKLKDVLKSMNMVAEGVVTAKSARELALQAKVETPIIDAVYKTLYENRDPQKMTFELMNRDMKSEH is encoded by the coding sequence ATGCGAATATCAGTAATCGGTGCCGGTGGTTGGGGCACTGCACTTTCAATTATACTTCAAAATAACGGGCATGATGTAACGTTATGGGAATACAAACGTTCCTATGCCAAATCTTTGAGCAAATCCAGAGTTAATAAAGTCTATCTACCAGGAATTAAGCTTCCAAAAGAAATAAAAATAACTCATGACTTGGATGAAGCAGTTGAAGGAATGCATATGATTGTTCTCGCAATTCCTTCACAGTATTTGCGAGGGGTTCTGCAAAAACTAAAGAAAGTTGATTTTACTGATACAATTTTAGTAAGTGTTGCTAAGGGAATTGAAACCGAGACTTTATTTACTGTTTCGTTAATAATTAAAGATGTTATCAAGAATATTTCTGATAGTAATATCGGTGTTCTTTCAGGTCCAAGTCATGCAGAAGAAGTTGCAAAAAAAATACCGACCGCAGTGGTTGCTGCTTCAAAAAGTTTTGAAACCGCTGAACAAATACAAGCCGCATTCATGACTTCGTATTTCAGAGTTTATTCTTCAACTGATATAATTGGTGTCGAATTAGGTGGTGCTTTAAAAAATGTAATTGCAATCGGAGCCGGGATAATTGACGGAGCAAAATTTGGTGATAATACCAAAGCCGCAATCATGACACGTGGTGTAGCTGAAATTTCCAGATTAGGCATTGAATTGGGTGCAAGACCGGAAACTTTCTCCGGATTGTCCGGAATGGGTGATGTTATTGTTACTTGTATGAGTAAGCACAGCAGAAACCGCTACGTAGGCGAGCAGATCGGTAAAGGTATTAAGTTAAAAGATGTTTTAAAATCGATGAACATGGTTGCCGAAGGTGTTGTAACTGCAAAATCAGCAAGAGAACTTGCTCTTCAAGCAAAAGTAGAAACTCCCATAATAGATGCTGTTTATAAAACTTTGTATGAAAATCGCGATCCACAAAAAATGACTTTTGAGTTAATGAACCGCGATATGAAATCTGAACATTAA
- the ispD gene encoding 2-C-methyl-D-erythritol 4-phosphate cytidylyltransferase, with product MSKVFVIIPAGGTGKRIGGEIPKQYMKFHERELIAYTLEVFQFNTKIDHIIVSAQPEYFDLLEQVKAKNGFWKILKIVEGGSERQYSVYNALLSINAEEDDLVLVHDAARPLLSQNILDDIIETAKLKGNAVAAIKAKDTLVNGTDVIVNYINRGKINYIQTPQAFKYSVLLRAMQKAAEESFVGTDESMLVTRLGESVNLVEGSSLNFKITTESDVELFHLITSRNG from the coding sequence ATGAGTAAAGTATTCGTCATAATACCAGCTGGTGGAACCGGTAAACGAATTGGCGGTGAAATTCCGAAGCAGTACATGAAATTTCATGAACGTGAACTTATCGCGTACACTTTGGAAGTTTTTCAGTTTAATACAAAAATTGATCATATAATCGTTTCCGCTCAACCTGAGTATTTTGACTTGCTTGAGCAAGTTAAAGCTAAGAATGGTTTCTGGAAGATTTTGAAAATTGTTGAGGGGGGCAGTGAGCGACAATATTCCGTCTATAATGCTCTCCTTTCAATTAATGCAGAAGAAGATGATTTAGTTCTAGTTCACGATGCTGCCAGACCTTTATTATCGCAAAATATTCTCGATGATATAATTGAGACTGCAAAGTTAAAGGGAAATGCTGTTGCTGCAATTAAAGCAAAAGACACTTTAGTTAACGGGACAGATGTAATCGTAAATTATATTAATCGAGGAAAAATTAACTATATTCAAACTCCTCAGGCTTTCAAATATTCTGTACTTTTGAGAGCAATGCAAAAAGCTGCTGAGGAATCATTTGTTGGGACTGACGAATCAATGTTAGTCACAAGACTTGGAGAGTCCGTTAATCTGGTTGAGGGCTCCAGTTTAAACTTTAAAATTACTACTGAATCTGATGTAGAATTATTTCATCTTATTACATCTAGAAACGGATAA
- a CDS encoding isoprenylcysteine carboxylmethyltransferase family protein: MSQLASKVFKYRSYTPIPFLILMVAFQEATPLTMLVGFAIILLGEFIRISGVSYAGSETRTTGTVGGTFLVVSGGFAYVRNPLYLGNILIYFGVGIMSWALFPYLQIVALVFFFIQYKLIIDEEENYLVKTYGKQYENYKANVPKLIPRLTPYKNPGIEQPKKNINAALRSERRTLQAISFVVLLIVVIYLINNWSTIFE; encoded by the coding sequence ATGAGTCAGCTGGCGTCAAAAGTTTTTAAGTACAGAAGTTATACACCTATTCCCTTTTTGATATTGATGGTAGCGTTCCAAGAAGCAACTCCCTTAACAATGCTCGTAGGATTTGCAATTATTCTTTTAGGTGAGTTTATAAGGATATCCGGTGTAAGTTATGCTGGTAGCGAAACACGAACTACTGGTACTGTCGGTGGAACATTTCTTGTTGTTTCCGGTGGTTTTGCCTATGTAAGAAATCCGTTGTACTTAGGAAATATATTGATTTATTTCGGCGTTGGGATTATGTCATGGGCACTGTTCCCCTATCTTCAAATTGTTGCTCTTGTATTTTTCTTTATTCAATACAAATTGATCATTGATGAAGAAGAAAATTACTTAGTTAAGACTTACGGCAAACAATATGAAAATTATAAAGCAAACGTTCCTAAATTAATACCAAGATTGACACCATATAAAAATCCTGGTATTGAACAACCGAAGAAAAATATAAATGCAGCATTACGATCAGAGCGAAGAACATTGCAAGCGATTTCATTTGTTGTTCTTCTCATTGTAGTAATTTATTTGATAAATAATTGGTCAACAATTTTTGAATAA
- the ppdK gene encoding pyruvate, phosphate dikinase — protein MAAKKTPKYVYFFGGKRAEGKADMKNLLGGKGANLAEMVNIGLPVPAGFTITTEVCTYYYDNKKKYPKELKDQVLKAISKIEKEMGAVFGDTTNPLLLSVRSGARASMPGMMDTILNLGLNDVTVEALSKKTNNPRFAYDSYRRFVQMYGDVVLGLRPEDKHDHDPFEVILERKKKQAGVEKDNELSTEQLKELIAEYKAAIKEKKGFDFPSDPMEQLWGAVGAVFASWQNERAIVYRKLNNIPAEWGTAVNVQSMVFGNMGEDSGTGVAFTRDPASGENKFYGEYLFNAQGEDVVAGVRTPEPIENLKKDDPKVYKQLDGFRLKLEKHYKDMLDIEFTIQQGKLWMLQCRVGKRTGFAAIKIAVDMVRQKLITKEQALMRIEPNQLNQLLRPIFDLKEKQSAIDSGLLLAKGLNAGPGAASGKIAFSAHDAEVMAAKGDKVILVRIETSPEDIKGMNASDGILTARGGMTSHAALVARQMGKVCVAGCGTLNIDYKAGVMKVEGSEHVLREGDYISIDGTTGEVIKGELTTKPSEVIQVLITKEMDPKKSDVYKTYADLMKWADQVRTMNVRTNADQPDQSANAIAFGAEGIGLCRTEHMFFGENRILAVREMILSNSEQGRKKAINKLLPYQRADFEGIFRVMKGRPVTVRTLDPPLHEFLPHQEKEIQETADALGVSAKAVKEKIESLHEFNPMLGFRGCRLGISFPEITEMQARAIFEAAVNVAKEGIKVNPEIMIPLVGHVNELKLQEAIVRKVAKEVFAEKGKKVNYLVGTMIELPRAAVTADQIAEVAEFFSFGTNDLTQTTFGLSRDDSGKFLPKYVEQDILPKDPFESIDQEGVGALVKMGTDKGRETRADLKVGICGEHGGEPDSVEFCHRVGMNYVSCSPFRVPIARLAAARATLKDKSVVKKSSKKKVSKKK, from the coding sequence ATGGCTGCAAAAAAGACACCTAAGTATGTCTACTTCTTCGGAGGAAAGCGTGCTGAAGGTAAAGCTGATATGAAAAACTTACTTGGCGGTAAAGGTGCAAACCTTGCTGAAATGGTAAACATTGGTTTACCTGTTCCTGCGGGGTTCACAATTACAACCGAAGTTTGTACTTATTATTACGATAATAAGAAGAAGTACCCAAAAGAATTAAAGGATCAAGTATTAAAAGCAATATCCAAAATTGAAAAAGAAATGGGAGCAGTTTTTGGTGATACAACAAACCCATTGCTTCTTTCCGTTCGTTCAGGAGCTCGTGCATCAATGCCCGGAATGATGGACACTATACTTAATCTTGGTCTTAACGACGTGACAGTTGAAGCGTTAAGCAAAAAAACTAACAATCCTCGTTTTGCATATGATTCATACAGAAGATTTGTTCAAATGTATGGTGATGTCGTTCTAGGATTACGACCTGAAGATAAACACGATCATGATCCGTTTGAAGTAATTCTTGAACGCAAGAAAAAACAAGCCGGTGTTGAAAAAGATAATGAACTTTCAACCGAGCAATTAAAAGAATTAATTGCTGAATACAAAGCTGCAATCAAAGAGAAGAAAGGATTTGATTTCCCATCTGATCCAATGGAACAACTTTGGGGTGCAGTTGGTGCAGTCTTTGCATCATGGCAGAATGAAAGAGCTATTGTTTACAGAAAACTTAACAACATTCCGGCTGAATGGGGAACTGCAGTAAACGTACAATCAATGGTATTTGGAAATATGGGTGAAGATTCCGGTACTGGTGTTGCATTTACTCGTGATCCTGCTTCAGGCGAAAATAAATTCTATGGCGAATATTTGTTCAACGCTCAAGGTGAAGACGTAGTTGCGGGTGTTAGAACTCCCGAGCCAATTGAAAATCTTAAGAAAGATGATCCAAAAGTTTACAAACAATTAGATGGCTTCAGATTAAAGTTAGAAAAACATTACAAAGATATGTTGGATATAGAATTTACAATTCAACAAGGTAAACTCTGGATGCTACAATGCCGTGTCGGTAAAAGAACAGGTTTTGCTGCTATTAAAATTGCAGTTGATATGGTTCGACAAAAACTTATTACCAAAGAACAAGCATTGATGAGAATTGAACCAAATCAATTAAATCAATTACTCAGACCAATCTTTGATTTAAAGGAAAAACAATCAGCAATTGATTCAGGCCTTCTATTGGCTAAAGGTTTAAATGCCGGTCCTGGTGCTGCATCAGGTAAAATTGCATTCTCAGCTCATGATGCCGAAGTAATGGCTGCTAAGGGTGATAAAGTTATTCTCGTTCGTATCGAAACTTCTCCGGAAGATATTAAAGGTATGAATGCTTCAGATGGTATTCTTACAGCTCGTGGCGGTATGACTTCACATGCTGCTCTAGTTGCCCGACAAATGGGTAAGGTTTGTGTCGCTGGTTGTGGTACTCTTAATATTGATTATAAAGCCGGTGTTATGAAAGTTGAAGGATCAGAGCATGTTCTTAGAGAAGGCGATTACATTTCAATTGACGGAACAACTGGTGAAGTAATCAAGGGTGAATTGACAACCAAACCTTCGGAAGTTATCCAGGTTCTCATTACTAAAGAAATGGATCCTAAAAAATCCGATGTTTATAAAACTTACGCAGACCTAATGAAATGGGCTGATCAAGTAAGAACTATGAATGTAAGAACTAATGCCGATCAACCGGATCAATCAGCAAATGCAATTGCTTTTGGTGCTGAAGGTATCGGTCTTTGCAGAACCGAACACATGTTCTTCGGTGAAAATAGAATTCTTGCAGTTCGTGAAATGATACTCTCTAATAGTGAACAAGGCAGAAAGAAAGCAATAAATAAACTGCTCCCTTATCAACGAGCTGACTTTGAAGGAATATTCAGAGTGATGAAAGGTCGTCCCGTTACGGTAAGAACATTAGATCCACCTCTTCATGAATTCTTACCTCATCAAGAAAAAGAAATTCAAGAAACTGCTGATGCATTAGGTGTTTCAGCTAAAGCTGTTAAAGAGAAAATTGAATCTCTTCATGAATTTAATCCAATGCTAGGGTTCAGAGGTTGCCGCTTAGGTATCAGTTTCCCGGAAATTACAGAAATGCAAGCTAGAGCAATATTTGAAGCTGCGGTTAATGTTGCAAAAGAAGGTATTAAGGTAAATCCTGAAATAATGATTCCATTGGTTGGTCATGTAAATGAATTAAAACTTCAAGAAGCAATTGTAAGAAAAGTTGCAAAAGAAGTTTTTGCAGAAAAAGGTAAAAAAGTAAATTACCTTGTCGGTACAATGATCGAGTTACCAAGAGCGGCTGTAACCGCAGATCAAATTGCAGAAGTTGCTGAGTTCTTCAGTTTTGGAACAAATGATTTAACTCAAACTACTTTTGGTTTATCTCGTGATGATTCCGGAAAATTCTTGCCAAAATATGTTGAGCAAGATATACTTCCAAAGGATCCATTTGAAAGTATAGACCAAGAAGGTGTTGGTGCACTCGTTAAAATGGGAACCGATAAAGGAAGAGAAACCAGAGCAGATCTGAAAGTAGGTATTTGCGGCGAACATGGTGGTGAACCGGATTCTGTTGAATTCTGTCATCGTGTTGGAATGAATTATGTCAGTTGCTCTCCTTTCAGAGTTCCGATTGCTCGTTTAGCTGCAGCAAGAGCTACTCTAAAAGATAAATCAGTTGTTAAAAAATCATCAAAGAAAAAAGTATCCAAAAAGAAATAA
- a CDS encoding lysophospholipid acyltransferase family protein, giving the protein MRLKEIKKRVLSLLGLTVLNFIANLVTKTYRIKIFNETAILKVLNNNEQFISAFWHGRMLIPWYVQRKYKIAALVSRSKDGDILTKLLNNWNYNVVRGSSHIGGKEALKIMEDKIDEGFSFAITPDGPTGPQFKMKPGAVVLAHRKSIPLVLIGTASKKHYVFNSWDKFQVPKAFSKVTVIYSDPIYVNEKSTREEISKLIQDCELELNKLQEEAEQIVNTNN; this is encoded by the coding sequence ATGAGACTTAAAGAAATCAAAAAAAGAGTTCTCAGCCTTTTAGGTCTTACTGTTCTTAATTTTATTGCAAATCTGGTTACTAAGACGTATCGCATTAAAATATTTAATGAAACGGCGATTTTAAAAGTACTCAATAATAACGAGCAATTTATTTCAGCTTTTTGGCATGGTCGAATGCTTATCCCTTGGTATGTTCAACGCAAATACAAAATTGCCGCTTTGGTAAGTAGAAGCAAAGACGGTGATATCCTGACAAAGCTTTTGAACAATTGGAATTATAATGTTGTTAGAGGATCAAGTCATATCGGAGGTAAAGAAGCACTTAAGATAATGGAAGATAAAATTGATGAAGGATTTTCGTTTGCTATTACGCCTGATGGACCAACCGGTCCTCAATTCAAGATGAAACCGGGTGCAGTCGTATTAGCTCATAGAAAATCAATTCCTCTTGTTTTAATTGGAACTGCTTCTAAAAAGCATTACGTCTTTAATAGTTGGGATAAGTTTCAAGTTCCAAAAGCATTTAGTAAAGTAACAGTTATTTATTCCGATCCGATTTATGTAAACGAAAAAAGTACACGAGAAGAGATTTCTAAATTAATTCAAGACTGTGAATTGGAATTAAATAAACTTCAGGAAGAAGCCGAGCAAATTGTTAACACCAACAATTAA